A DNA window from Methylocystis heyeri contains the following coding sequences:
- a CDS encoding outer membrane beta-barrel protein, whose product MKSHKPGLLLSTSLLALMTINGAAGAADLPSKKPSAPPPPAFTWEGVYVGVHAGYGFNTVSEQATDYVPGYSGFLNPIGVNDQNSYSSRGPLTGFQFGYNKQYGRFVLGGEWDLDYAGQNTNKTVFGGLGLATGGPIQTNIQDSFRWSARARAGYADDRSLYYVTGGLVSGGASIRHNYWNVPGVTPYTSGTDLNNTPINPFTTSNFGGSGQYNVERFGWSVGAGIEYAFTNQWSANVEYRHNDFGTATVSSNLFPGLSFRERAYEDTVRLGLNYHTGLPFFVTTLPAQAPAEPAKQASAPAAPPPPPDPSFIGRLYHAYADEWGLDAPIADPSAPPSRRAYFPPAPTTQPPYPFTEWSFGGSQAIGATTPNSVDAPLMKALSPTPAGKWLEDNHIQIYGWINPGFNISSARSLPGTLVGGNAPAAYAYQPNVFQLDQAVVIIERLPDEVQKDHWDWGFRLSPLYGETYRYTTAGGLWSQQLQKWNQFAGYDIPMMYGELYIPNIFEGANIRFGRYISLPDIEAQLAPNNYMYSHSMTYGFDNYTNTGVVASVQVTKNFMLQGGLSIGTEAMPWQGRHTFLPPVQGGTLYQPVPGVFAVTGTQTYYSGAVDPGLKPTFTACARYQTDTAYDNIYLCMNGINTGTFGYNNLQWYGGTYYHKFNDDWHISIEAWHMQENNVPNVNSIVNSTIGLTAPNPFYYMVNAPYLAQCPGNPNPTCTAQEWSTLAYLNYKFSPMDNLSWRAEYFDDINGQRSGTKTAYFNYGMGWQHWFSPTIEVRPEVAFYHSLQAPAFQTAAPLLGGVGTKSNVTVFSADLLWHF is encoded by the coding sequence ATGAAATCCCACAAGCCTGGATTGCTTCTATCCACCAGCTTGCTCGCACTTATGACAATCAACGGCGCCGCAGGCGCGGCCGATCTCCCCTCCAAGAAACCGAGCGCGCCGCCGCCGCCGGCCTTCACCTGGGAAGGCGTATATGTCGGCGTTCACGCCGGCTATGGCTTCAACACTGTTTCCGAACAGGCGACCGATTATGTCCCGGGCTATTCCGGCTTCCTCAACCCGATCGGGGTCAACGACCAGAACTCCTATTCGTCGCGCGGACCGCTGACCGGCTTTCAGTTCGGCTACAACAAGCAATATGGCCGCTTCGTGCTCGGCGGCGAATGGGACCTCGACTACGCCGGGCAAAACACCAACAAAACCGTCTTCGGCGGCCTTGGGCTCGCCACCGGCGGTCCGATCCAGACCAATATCCAGGACAGCTTCCGCTGGTCCGCGCGCGCGCGCGCCGGTTACGCCGACGACCGCTCGCTCTATTACGTCACAGGCGGCCTGGTCAGCGGCGGAGCCAGCATCCGGCACAATTACTGGAACGTCCCCGGCGTGACGCCTTACACCAGCGGGACAGATCTCAATAATACGCCCATCAATCCCTTCACCACCAGCAACTTCGGCGGCAGCGGACAGTACAACGTCGAGCGCTTCGGCTGGAGCGTCGGCGCCGGCATCGAATACGCCTTCACCAATCAATGGTCGGCCAATGTCGAGTATCGACACAATGATTTCGGAACGGCGACGGTCAGCTCGAACCTGTTCCCAGGCCTGTCCTTCCGCGAACGCGCCTATGAAGATACTGTCCGCCTCGGCCTGAACTACCACACCGGCCTGCCCTTCTTCGTGACGACGCTGCCCGCGCAGGCTCCGGCCGAGCCGGCAAAGCAAGCGAGCGCGCCCGCCGCGCCCCCGCCCCCGCCGGACCCGAGCTTCATCGGCCGCCTCTATCACGCTTACGCCGACGAATGGGGTCTCGACGCTCCGATCGCGGACCCCAGCGCGCCGCCCAGCCGCCGCGCCTATTTCCCGCCGGCGCCGACGACGCAGCCGCCTTACCCCTTCACCGAATGGTCCTTCGGCGGATCGCAAGCCATCGGCGCGACGACGCCCAACTCGGTGGATGCGCCGCTGATGAAGGCGCTGAGCCCGACGCCGGCCGGCAAATGGCTGGAAGACAACCACATCCAGATCTACGGCTGGATCAACCCGGGCTTCAACATCAGCTCCGCGCGTTCGCTGCCCGGCACGCTGGTCGGCGGCAACGCCCCCGCCGCCTATGCCTATCAGCCTAACGTGTTCCAGCTCGACCAGGCGGTCGTCATCATCGAACGCCTGCCCGACGAAGTGCAGAAAGACCATTGGGACTGGGGCTTCCGCCTCTCGCCGCTCTATGGCGAAACCTACCGCTACACCACGGCAGGCGGTCTCTGGAGCCAACAGCTGCAAAAGTGGAATCAGTTCGCCGGTTACGACATTCCGATGATGTATGGCGAACTTTACATTCCCAACATCTTCGAAGGCGCCAACATCCGCTTCGGCCGCTATATCTCGCTGCCCGACATCGAAGCGCAGCTCGCGCCGAACAATTACATGTACTCGCATTCGATGACCTATGGCTTCGACAACTACACCAATACGGGCGTCGTGGCCTCGGTGCAGGTGACGAAGAACTTCATGCTGCAGGGCGGCCTTTCCATCGGCACGGAAGCCATGCCCTGGCAGGGTCGCCACACCTTCCTGCCGCCGGTGCAGGGCGGCACGCTCTATCAGCCCGTGCCCGGCGTGTTTGCGGTGACGGGAACGCAGACTTATTACTCGGGGGCCGTCGATCCGGGCCTGAAGCCGACCTTCACCGCCTGCGCGCGCTACCAGACCGACACCGCCTACGACAATATCTATCTCTGCATGAACGGCATCAACACCGGCACGTTCGGCTACAACAACCTTCAGTGGTACGGCGGCACCTACTACCACAAGTTCAACGACGACTGGCACATCTCGATCGAAGCCTGGCACATGCAGGAAAACAATGTGCCCAACGTCAACAGCATAGTGAACTCGACCATCGGATTGACCGCTCCCAATCCGTTCTATTACATGGTCAACGCCCCCTATCTGGCGCAGTGCCCCGGAAATCCCAATCCGACCTGCACCGCTCAGGAATGGTCGACCCTGGCCTATCTGAACTACAAATTCTCGCCCATGGACAACCTTTCCTGGCGCGCGGAATATTTCGACGACATCAACGGCCAGCGCTCGGGAACCAAGACGGCCTATTTCAACTATGGAATGGGTTGGCAGCACTGGTTCTCGCCGACCATCGAGGTGCGGCCGGAAGTCGCCTTCTATCACTCGCTCCAGGCGCCGGCTTTCCAGACCGCGGCTCCCCTGCTCGGCGGCGTCGGCACCAAGAGCAATGTCACGGTCTTCTCGGCGGATCTGCTCTGGCACTTCTAG
- a CDS encoding winged helix-turn-helix domain-containing protein yields MKKVLIVDPDEASVKVLKNAFVAEGYEISQTGSGGEAIVLAVSWQPELVVLDINLPDIDGKEVIRVLRKHSPVAIIAVSSRDFEAEKIATLDLGARDFVCKPIKFGELMARARAALRERVSFEPVSLVYQVGSLVIDAATRTVTLKGQHLRFTSKEFEVLHILASANGRVVTQRQLIELVWGPANPDSVQYLRVFIGRLRAKIEDDPAQPKLLVTERGVGYRLIPSGPVHSE; encoded by the coding sequence ATGAAAAAAGTTCTGATCGTGGACCCCGATGAAGCGTCGGTGAAGGTGTTGAAAAACGCATTCGTCGCCGAGGGATATGAAATTTCGCAAACCGGCTCGGGCGGCGAGGCCATCGTGCTTGCCGTTTCATGGCAGCCCGAACTCGTGGTTCTGGACATCAACCTCCCCGACATCGACGGAAAGGAAGTCATCCGCGTATTGCGGAAGCATTCGCCCGTTGCGATCATCGCTGTTTCCTCGCGCGATTTCGAGGCGGAGAAAATCGCGACGCTGGATCTCGGCGCAAGAGATTTTGTGTGCAAGCCGATCAAGTTCGGGGAGCTCATGGCCCGGGCCCGCGCCGCCCTGAGAGAACGGGTCAGTTTCGAACCCGTTTCGCTGGTTTATCAGGTCGGATCCCTCGTCATCGACGCAGCGACGAGGACCGTGACCCTGAAAGGCCAGCATCTCAGATTCACCTCAAAGGAATTCGAGGTCCTGCATATTCTCGCAAGCGCCAATGGACGGGTCGTCACGCAGCGGCAATTGATCGAGCTGGTGTGGGGACCGGCCAATCCCGACAGCGTCCAATATTTGCGCGTGTTCATCGGACGACTGCGCGCCAAGATCGAGGACGATCCCGCCCAACCCAAATTGCTCGTCACGGAACGGGGCGTGGGCTATCGGCTGATTCCCAGCGGACCTGTTCATTCGGAATGA